One Megasphaera elsdenii DSM 20460 genomic window carries:
- the cbiB gene encoding adenosylcobinamide-phosphate synthase CbiB, producing MITVLTAFIVDFIIGDPHTKLHPVALIGRWISLLERLFYNEKSTKWEHFILGGLTVVITLLFVYNITLVLVLALEFLPNEHWSYIIQGVLLSFMICPRSLAKAGREVYRYLVRHHLRIAQLKVGKIVGRDTDHLDSPEVTRATVETIAENTVDGIVSPLFFFAIGGLPLAVVYRAANTLDSMIGYKNDKYIYFGRVAARVDDVLNYIPARLTGLLFIAVAACLGYDAKGAWRIMRRDASKHPSPNGGYAEATVAGALGIRLGGHNRYFGKDTFREYMGDADHELEPQYIRKTIYLMYGVSLTVGVLTALLSLGLYGLWS from the coding sequence ATGATTACTGTACTGACCGCTTTTATCGTAGATTTCATCATCGGCGACCCCCATACGAAACTTCATCCCGTCGCCCTCATCGGCCGCTGGATCAGCTTGCTCGAACGCTTGTTTTATAATGAAAAATCGACGAAGTGGGAACATTTCATCTTAGGCGGTTTGACCGTCGTCATTACCCTGCTGTTTGTCTATAATATCACGCTGGTCCTGGTCCTGGCCCTGGAATTTTTGCCGAATGAACACTGGAGTTATATCATCCAGGGCGTCCTCCTGTCCTTCATGATCTGCCCGCGCAGCCTGGCTAAGGCCGGCCGCGAAGTCTACCGGTATCTCGTCCGCCATCATCTGCGCATTGCCCAGCTCAAAGTCGGCAAGATCGTCGGCCGCGATACGGATCATCTGGACAGTCCGGAAGTGACGCGGGCGACGGTGGAAACGATTGCTGAAAATACCGTCGACGGCATCGTGTCGCCGCTGTTCTTCTTCGCCATCGGCGGCCTGCCCCTGGCCGTCGTCTATCGTGCGGCGAATACCCTCGATTCCATGATCGGCTATAAGAATGATAAATACATTTATTTCGGCCGCGTCGCAGCCCGCGTCGACGACGTCCTCAACTACATCCCGGCCCGCCTTACGGGACTGCTGTTCATCGCCGTCGCCGCCTGCCTGGGTTATGACGCCAAAGGAGCCTGGCGCATCATGCGCCGCGATGCTTCCAAGCATCCCAGTCCCAATGGCGGCTATGCCGAAGCGACCGTGGCCGGTGCCTTGGGCATCCGTTTGGGCGGGCATAACCGCTATTTTGGCAAGGATACGTTCCGTGAATATATGGGTGATGCCGACCATGAACTGGAGCCGCAGTACATCCGCAAGACGATATATCTCATGTACGGCGTATCCCTGACTGTCGGTGTCCTGACAGCCCTTCTTTCCTTGGGGCTCTACGGCTTATGGAGCTGA
- a CDS encoding GHMP family kinase ATP-binding protein, with amino-acid sequence MELTVRVPGSCGEVMQGIWQDEPFLITCPIDRYSTVVVRPGRGRLLGGGEKARRALDLGRTYCRCQDLPYDFFLTSDLPPGKGMASSSADICAVLAAVAAVCQKSLSQQDIGRLAASIEPTDGVFCQGMAMIQPETGAIWHVFPEVPFLAIAVFDVGGTVDTVAFHRVHRDRIRPVQAPLFLGLQLLTASLTDRHLGLAASLSALANQPWLPKPDFTAFLQAALDHPAVVGVNVAHSGTVAGVFFGCEASPASREAVIDTLCRQFPQWSYRETVQLQPGGIFTEIR; translated from the coding sequence ATGGAGCTGACTGTCCGCGTCCCCGGTTCGTGTGGGGAAGTGATGCAGGGTATCTGGCAGGATGAGCCCTTCCTGATCACGTGTCCCATCGACCGGTACAGTACGGTCGTCGTCCGTCCCGGCAGGGGACGGCTCCTGGGCGGCGGGGAAAAGGCCCGTCGGGCTTTGGACCTGGGCCGGACATATTGCCGGTGCCAGGACCTTCCGTATGATTTTTTCCTGACGTCGGACCTGCCTCCGGGCAAGGGCATGGCTTCAAGTTCCGCCGATATCTGCGCGGTCCTGGCCGCCGTCGCCGCCGTTTGCCAAAAGTCACTTTCCCAGCAGGACATAGGCCGTCTGGCAGCTTCCATTGAGCCGACAGACGGCGTTTTTTGTCAGGGCATGGCCATGATACAGCCGGAAACAGGGGCTATCTGGCACGTGTTTCCCGAGGTGCCGTTCCTGGCTATTGCCGTCTTCGATGTCGGCGGGACCGTCGATACCGTCGCTTTCCACCGGGTCCATCGGGACCGGATCCGGCCGGTCCAGGCGCCTCTTTTTCTGGGTCTGCAGCTCCTGACGGCTTCCTTGACCGACCGCCACCTGGGGCTGGCGGCTTCTCTCAGTGCCCTGGCCAATCAGCCGTGGCTGCCGAAACCGGATTTTACGGCTTTTCTCCAGGCCGCCCTGGATCATCCTGCCGTAGTCGGCGTCAATGTGGCCCACAGCGGCACCGTCGCCGGCGTCTTCTTTGGTTGTGAAGCTTCTCCGGCATCCCGGGAAGCGGTCATTGACACCCTGTGCCGGCAGTTCCCGCAGTGGTCCTATCGGGAAACGGTTCAGTTGCAGCCGGGCGGTATTTTTACAGAAATCAGGTGA
- the cobD gene encoding threonine-phosphate decarboxylase CobD, translating into MIQRFEHGGNVYQPSPKGKAWLDFSANINPLGLSPAVRQALAAHLDQVVHYPDPAGTALRQALEQAYGVPGGSIVLGNGAAELFYLYMHTFRPQRVLLPVPSFSEYERAARAAGAVVDYGYLKEDDGFAFPWKELRQACGQSDCIVLGNPNNPTGTLAAADEIMALAEVGARKGTDILVDESFLDFLESDEAYSVLRQAWDRDNLFVIRSLTKFYALPGLRLGFGVTSPLRRGLMEGHKDVWNVNVLAQYAGVAGLRDRAYQQASRQLVQQEKEWLYGQMKKIPGLCVYPPCVNFIFWKLTGDGARTADLAEVLKAQGLLIRDCANYPGLSAAYGRTAVRTHEENERFVALLAENIR; encoded by the coding sequence ATGATACAGCGATTTGAACATGGCGGCAATGTCTACCAGCCGTCGCCGAAAGGAAAGGCCTGGCTGGATTTCAGTGCCAATATCAATCCCCTGGGCCTGTCGCCGGCTGTGCGCCAGGCGCTGGCGGCCCATCTCGACCAGGTCGTCCACTATCCGGATCCGGCCGGGACTGCCTTGCGCCAGGCCTTGGAACAGGCTTATGGCGTACCAGGTGGATCTATCGTCCTCGGCAATGGCGCTGCCGAGCTTTTTTATCTTTATATGCATACCTTCCGGCCTCAGCGGGTCCTGCTGCCGGTCCCTTCCTTCAGTGAATACGAACGGGCTGCACGGGCTGCCGGGGCCGTCGTCGATTATGGTTATCTGAAGGAGGACGACGGCTTCGCCTTCCCCTGGAAGGAGCTTCGTCAGGCCTGCGGCCAGTCGGACTGCATCGTCCTCGGCAATCCCAACAACCCGACCGGGACCTTGGCTGCGGCCGATGAAATCATGGCCCTGGCTGAAGTCGGCGCCCGCAAGGGGACGGACATCCTCGTCGATGAATCGTTCCTCGATTTCCTCGAATCCGACGAGGCTTATTCGGTCCTTCGCCAGGCCTGGGACAGGGATAACCTCTTTGTCATCCGGTCGCTGACGAAATTTTACGCCCTGCCCGGCCTGCGCCTGGGCTTCGGCGTCACGTCGCCCTTGCGGCGCGGCCTCATGGAAGGCCATAAGGACGTCTGGAATGTCAACGTCCTGGCCCAATATGCCGGCGTCGCCGGACTGAGGGACCGGGCCTATCAGCAGGCTTCGCGCCAACTGGTCCAGCAGGAAAAAGAATGGCTGTACGGTCAGATGAAAAAAATTCCCGGTCTCTGCGTCTATCCGCCGTGCGTCAATTTCATCTTCTGGAAACTGACTGGCGACGGCGCCCGGACGGCTGACCTGGCAGAAGTGCTGAAAGCCCAGGGCTTGCTGATACGCGACTGCGCCAACTATCCCGGCCTGTCGGCAGCTTATGGCCGGACTGCTGTGCGAACACATGAAGAAAATGAAAGATTCGTGGCTCTTTTAGCGGAAAATATTAGATAA
- the htpX gene encoding zinc metalloprotease HtpX, protein MNRVKTVFLMTALAGILMAIGGLIGGRSGVMVMFLIATGMNFISYWFSDSMVLKAYRAQEVGEDHYLYRIVADLAQRAELPMPKVYIIPTEVPNAFATGRSPSHAAVAATAGILDLLDEDEIRGVLAHEMSHILHRDILISTIVATFASAIGMIANIAQWAAIFGGGRDDDGDGNPIALLVTAIVAPLAASIIQLGISRTREYMADEEGGRMIDDPIALARALAKIDNYAHHYALPGATKATAHMCIINPFAGAGSAIANLFSTHPPTEQRIERLEELDKELHD, encoded by the coding sequence ATGAATCGCGTAAAAACGGTATTCCTCATGACGGCCCTGGCCGGTATCCTCATGGCCATCGGCGGCCTTATCGGCGGACGCAGCGGCGTCATGGTCATGTTCCTCATCGCTACGGGCATGAACTTCATTTCCTACTGGTTCAGTGATTCCATGGTCCTTAAAGCCTATCGGGCGCAGGAAGTTGGGGAAGACCATTACCTGTACCGTATCGTTGCCGACCTGGCTCAGCGGGCGGAACTGCCCATGCCGAAAGTTTACATCATCCCGACGGAGGTACCCAATGCCTTTGCTACGGGCCGAAGCCCCTCCCATGCCGCCGTTGCGGCAACTGCCGGAATTTTGGATCTTCTCGACGAAGATGAAATCCGCGGCGTCCTGGCCCATGAAATGAGCCATATCCTGCATCGGGATATCCTCATCAGTACCATCGTCGCCACGTTTGCCAGTGCCATCGGCATGATCGCCAACATTGCCCAGTGGGCCGCCATCTTCGGCGGCGGCCGCGATGATGATGGCGACGGCAATCCCATCGCCCTCTTGGTGACGGCTATCGTCGCGCCCCTGGCCGCTTCTATCATCCAGCTCGGCATCTCCCGGACAAGGGAATACATGGCCGATGAAGAAGGGGGACGCATGATCGATGACCCCATCGCCCTGGCCCGGGCCTTAGCGAAAATCGACAACTACGCCCATCATTACGCCCTGCCCGGCGCGACCAAGGCGACGGCCCACATGTGCATCATCAATCCCTTCGCCGGTGCCGGCAGTGCCATTGCCAACCTGTTCAGCACCCATCCGCCGACAGAACAGCGCATCGAACGCTTGGAAGAACTGGACAAAGAATTACATGATTAA
- the ltrA gene encoding group II intron reverse transcriptase/maturase, protein MKDRKLHQEGCPQKEVAEQPGYVEASAHARIAEHNDIIASLPADSLLKQILSRDNLNGAYKKVKSNRGTGGVDRMSVDELLPYLREHRLDLLQQIRNGKYKPQPVRRVEIPKEEKGKFRKLGIPTVVDRMIQQAITQVLVPIYEPQFSDSSFGFRPKRGAHDALKQCQAYADEGYVYVVDMDLEKFFDNVCQSKLIEVLSRSVKDGRVISLIHQYLHAGVIRHGMFERSEQGVPQGGPLSPLLSNIMLNELDKELERRGHKFVRYADDCMILCKSRRSAERTLESITRYIEKKLFLKVNRNKTHVAHIRYVKYLGYGFYQKNGKCRLRVHPKSITKMKDRLRFILKRSNGKGNEVRALLLKRFIKGWVNYFKLANMKELLIQIDRWIRRKIRTIYWKQWKKVRTKHRMISQYGAPKWVVLEMANCRKGPWRAAAMLNSVLTNKEIARLGYITMTSYYKQVCEN, encoded by the coding sequence ATGAAAGACAGAAAACTTCATCAAGAAGGCTGTCCACAAAAAGAGGTTGCGGAACAACCGGGATATGTGGAAGCGTCTGCCCATGCGAGGATTGCTGAACACAACGACATCATTGCAAGCTTGCCAGCGGACAGTCTGTTGAAGCAGATTTTATCACGAGACAACTTAAATGGTGCCTATAAGAAGGTAAAGTCTAATCGAGGAACCGGCGGGGTCGACAGGATGAGTGTAGATGAACTTCTACCCTACCTGCGGGAACATCGCCTGGACCTCCTTCAGCAAATACGGAATGGGAAATATAAGCCCCAGCCAGTCCGTCGGGTTGAAATACCCAAAGAGGAAAAAGGGAAATTCCGGAAATTAGGAATCCCTACGGTCGTAGACCGCATGATACAACAGGCGATTACGCAGGTTCTTGTGCCTATCTACGAGCCACAGTTTTCAGATAGCAGTTTCGGGTTCCGTCCCAAACGGGGCGCCCACGATGCGTTGAAACAATGCCAGGCCTATGCAGATGAGGGCTATGTCTACGTCGTAGACATGGACTTGGAGAAATTTTTCGACAATGTCTGCCAAAGCAAATTGATAGAAGTTCTGTCAAGGAGCGTAAAAGACGGCCGGGTCATCTCGCTGATACACCAATATCTCCATGCTGGTGTTATCCGGCATGGGATGTTCGAACGAAGTGAACAGGGGGTTCCCCAAGGAGGGCCATTGAGTCCGCTCTTGAGTAACATCATGCTGAATGAGCTGGATAAGGAGCTGGAACGGCGCGGACATAAATTTGTCCGCTATGCAGATGACTGCATGATACTCTGCAAAAGCAGAAGAAGTGCCGAAAGGACCTTGGAAAGCATCACTCGATATATTGAGAAGAAATTATTTCTCAAGGTGAATCGAAATAAGACGCACGTAGCCCACATCCGCTATGTTAAATATCTGGGATATGGCTTCTACCAAAAGAATGGAAAATGCCGACTCCGGGTGCATCCGAAATCCATTACTAAGATGAAAGACCGTTTGCGGTTTATATTGAAACGAAGCAATGGAAAAGGAAACGAAGTGAGAGCCCTTCTATTGAAACGATTCATAAAGGGATGGGTGAATTACTTTAAACTAGCGAATATGAAGGAACTGCTAATTCAAATTGACAGATGGATTCGACGCAAAATACGAACCATATACTGGAAACAATGGAAGAAGGTACGGACGAAACACCGGATGATAAGCCAATACGGCGCGCCCAAGTGGGTAGTGTTGGAAATGGCTAACTGCCGAAAAGGTCCGTGGCGAGCAGCGGCAATGCTGAACTCAGTTCTTACGAATAAAGAAATAGCCCGCCTTGGCTACATAACCATGACGAGCTATTACAAGCAAGTATGCGAAAACTAG
- a CDS encoding cobyric acid synthase: MAQYIMLQGTSSHVGKSIITTALCRIFLQDGKKVVPFKAQNMALNSYVTADGREMGRAQVAQAEAAGLLPMVAMNPVLLKPTGNACSQVIIDGRSVGNMSARDYHKGYSLKAFDAVKRALAELDKAYDTLVIEGAGSPAEINLKDHDIVNMRVAKYLGAPVLLVADIDRGGSLAALVGTLELLDPDERDLVKGLVINKFRGDVSLFTPAIDFLEKKTGKPVLGVVPYVDDLGIDEEDSVSLDDQEQRPAADKVSIAVVQVPKISNFTDFDSLAREDDVALYYARHPSDLAGADAVILPGSKNTTEDLLFLRENGWPQALYDFMAQKKPVIGICGGYQMMGEAVCDPERTESDIGRVEGLHLLGVTTTFVSRKLTSQVTADCRELPFLGETLSIPDLSGYEIHMGRTESGGDDVYPFIVTGRAGQPCQSPAGAARKDGLAWGTYIHGLFDNDEFRRQFLNGLRKQKGWDALPVTRHYRQEKEAKYDRLARIVRQSLDMKRLRQIMEEGIQ, translated from the coding sequence TTGGCACAGTACATCATGCTGCAAGGGACGAGTTCTCATGTCGGCAAGAGCATCATTACGACGGCGTTGTGCCGTATTTTCTTACAAGACGGGAAGAAAGTCGTGCCTTTCAAGGCTCAGAATATGGCCCTAAATTCGTATGTCACTGCCGATGGCCGGGAAATGGGCCGGGCCCAGGTCGCCCAGGCGGAGGCTGCGGGATTGCTGCCCATGGTGGCCATGAATCCCGTTCTCTTGAAGCCCACAGGAAATGCCTGCTCGCAGGTCATCATCGACGGCCGCTCCGTCGGCAATATGTCGGCCCGGGACTACCACAAAGGCTATTCGCTCAAGGCCTTCGATGCCGTCAAGCGCGCTCTGGCTGAACTGGATAAGGCTTACGATACTTTGGTCATCGAAGGCGCCGGCAGTCCGGCAGAAATCAATTTGAAAGATCACGATATCGTCAATATGCGCGTCGCCAAATACCTAGGCGCACCGGTGCTCTTAGTGGCCGATATCGACCGCGGCGGTTCGCTGGCCGCCCTGGTCGGCACGCTGGAGCTGCTCGACCCGGACGAACGGGACCTGGTCAAAGGCCTGGTCATCAATAAATTCCGCGGCGACGTATCGCTATTTACGCCGGCCATTGACTTTTTAGAGAAAAAGACAGGCAAGCCCGTCTTGGGCGTAGTCCCTTATGTCGACGACCTGGGCATCGACGAAGAAGATTCCGTGTCCCTCGACGATCAGGAACAGCGGCCGGCAGCCGATAAGGTATCCATCGCCGTCGTCCAGGTCCCGAAGATTTCCAATTTCACCGATTTTGACAGCCTGGCCCGGGAAGACGACGTCGCCTTGTACTACGCCCGCCATCCCAGCGACCTGGCCGGTGCCGATGCGGTCATCCTGCCGGGCAGCAAGAACACGACGGAAGATTTGCTCTTCCTCCGCGAAAACGGCTGGCCCCAGGCCCTGTACGATTTCATGGCGCAGAAAAAGCCGGTCATCGGCATCTGCGGCGGCTACCAGATGATGGGAGAAGCCGTCTGTGACCCGGAACGGACTGAATCCGATATAGGCCGCGTCGAAGGCCTGCATCTCCTGGGCGTGACGACGACCTTTGTATCCCGGAAATTGACGTCCCAAGTGACAGCCGACTGCCGGGAACTGCCCTTTTTAGGAGAAACGCTGTCGATTCCCGACTTATCCGGCTACGAAATCCACATGGGCCGGACAGAAAGCGGCGGGGACGACGTCTATCCCTTTATCGTCACCGGCCGCGCTGGCCAGCCCTGCCAAAGCCCGGCCGGCGCAGCCCGGAAAGACGGCCTGGCCTGGGGCACGTACATCCACGGCCTCTTTGACAACGACGAGTTCCGCCGTCAGTTCCTCAATGGCCTGCGGAAGCAGAAGGGCTGGGATGCCCTGCCGGTGACACGGCATTACCGGCAGGAAAAAGAAGCGAAATACGACCGCCTGGCCCGGATTGTCCGCCAGTCCCTGGATATGAAGCGCCTGCGGCAGATTATGGAAGAAGGAATACAATGA
- a CDS encoding site-2 protease family protein produces the protein MFDFNILSIIAGLPGLLIAMVVHEYAHAQVADWMGDDTPRMTGRLTLNPVAHIDPVGLIMLLVAQFGWAKPVMINPGNFRNWRKGEICVSLAGPMSNLLMAFLALVVEVIFVKAHLFTTTALPMVLHLIVLYNVNFAIFNMIPLPPLDGSRVLMCFLPTSWNYKLASLERYSFLILIALMMTPFFTYILIPLQRLVFALFSLILAPFL, from the coding sequence ATGTTCGATTTTAATATACTTTCTATTATCGCCGGCCTTCCGGGCCTGCTCATTGCCATGGTCGTCCATGAATACGCTCATGCCCAGGTAGCGGACTGGATGGGCGATGATACGCCGCGTATGACTGGGCGGCTGACGTTGAATCCCGTTGCCCATATCGATCCGGTCGGGTTAATTATGCTCCTCGTGGCGCAGTTCGGCTGGGCCAAGCCGGTCATGATCAATCCGGGGAACTTTCGCAACTGGCGGAAAGGGGAAATCTGTGTATCCCTGGCCGGGCCCATGTCCAATCTCCTCATGGCCTTCCTGGCCCTGGTCGTCGAAGTCATTTTCGTCAAGGCCCATCTCTTTACGACGACAGCCCTGCCCATGGTCCTTCACCTCATTGTCTTGTACAATGTCAACTTTGCCATTTTCAACATGATTCCCTTGCCGCCCCTCGACGGTTCGCGGGTCCTCATGTGCTTTTTGCCGACGTCGTGGAATTATAAGCTGGCCAGCCTGGAACGCTACAGCTTCCTCATCCTCATCGCCTTGATGATGACGCCGTTCTTCACGTATATCCTCATTCCCTTGCAGCGCCTGGTCTTCGCGCTGTTCAGCTTGATCCTGGCACCGTTTTTATAA